From Myxocyprinus asiaticus isolate MX2 ecotype Aquarium Trade chromosome 25, UBuf_Myxa_2, whole genome shotgun sequence, one genomic window encodes:
- the LOC127416062 gene encoding inactive hydroxysteroid dehydrogenase-like protein 1 isoform X2, whose translation MMAAVDSFQLLYREIARSCSCYVETLALVGACYTVSKAVVFMRDCYSLIRLHFIPRLVCHRDLSQQYGHWAVICGASEAISKAYAEELARNGICVILISSDIRNVADTAKAITETYGVEAILIEADFSQGPSACKPIKDAICGKDVGFIINSLDGSLDLSQDFIDLSEAGVWDIMNRNIVAATLVSHMALPTMVERGKGAVVNISMGGCSRPTARKAALSASTAFLDNFSRALHYEYGHRGIFVQCLLPFRVAPQRPEGSIAAGWLVPSPQVYASHALSTLGVSHRTTGYWPHTIQFRLVQCMPEWVWMLGSRLFTQAI comes from the exons ATGATGGCGGCTGTTGACAGTTTCCAGCTTTTGTACAGAGAAATTGCCAGATCGTGCAGTTGTTATGTAGAAACATTGGCACTGGTGGGTGCATGTTACACAGTCAGCAAGGCTGTAGTATTTATGAGGGACTGTTATAGCCTGATAAGGCTTCACTTTATTCCACGTCTTGTCTGCCATAGGGATCTGAGTCAGCAATATGGACATTGGGCTGTCATTTGTG GTGCTTCAGAGGCAATATCTAAAGCATATGCAGAAGAACTGGCCAGAAATGGCATCTGTGTGATTCTGATCAGCAGTGACATCAGAAATGTGGCTGACACTGCCAAGGCTATCACAGAAACCTACGGAGTAGAGGCCATTCTGATTGAGGCTGATTTCAGTCAGGGGCCCTCTGCCTGCAAACCCATCAAAGACGCCATCTGCGGTAAAGATGTTGGATTCATCATTAACAGTCTGGATGGGTCTCTAGACCTCTCTCAAGACTTTATAGACCTGTCTGAAGCTGGAGTTTGGGACATTATGAATAGAAATATAGTAGCAGCTACTCTTGTGTCCCACATGGCACTACCCACTATGGTAGAGAGGGGCAAAGGAGCAGTGGTCAACATTTCCATGGGGGGCTGTTCACGTCCGACTGCTAGAAAGGCTGCCCTCTCTGCATCTACG GCCTTTCTTGATAACTTCAGTCGTGCTCTGCATTATGAATATGGCCATCGAGGAATCTTTGTGCAGTGTTTGCTGCCTTTTAGAGTTGCACCTCAAAGACCTGAGGGCTCCATTGCAGCTGGCTGGCTGGTGCCTAGTCCTCAAGTGTACGCAAGCCATGCTCTTTCAACCCTGGGTGTCTCTCACAGAACCACAGGATACTGGCCTCACACCATACAG tttcgaCTGGTACAGTGCATGCCAGAGTGGGTATGGATGCTGGGATCTCGTTTGTTCACACAAGCCATCTGA
- the LOC127416062 gene encoding inactive hydroxysteroid dehydrogenase-like protein 1 isoform X1 yields MMAAVDSFQLLYREIARSCSCYVETLALVGACYTVSKAVVFMRDCYSLIRLHFIPRLVCHRDLSQQYGHWAVICGASEAISKAYAEELARNGICVILISSDIRNVADTAKAITETYGVEAILIEADFSQGPSACKPIKDAICGKDVGFIINSLDGSLDLSQDFIDLSEAGVWDIMNRNIVAATLVSHMALPTMVERGKGAVVNISMGGCSRPTARKAALSASTAFLDNFSRALHYEYGHRGIFVQCLLPFRVAPQRPEGSIAAGWLVPSPQVYASHALSTLGVSHRTTGYWPHTIQDHLSINKYGRLGISLGFTRQGAVPLHRHWENMDERSLHLQNLGAGSSGRERMG; encoded by the exons ATGATGGCGGCTGTTGACAGTTTCCAGCTTTTGTACAGAGAAATTGCCAGATCGTGCAGTTGTTATGTAGAAACATTGGCACTGGTGGGTGCATGTTACACAGTCAGCAAGGCTGTAGTATTTATGAGGGACTGTTATAGCCTGATAAGGCTTCACTTTATTCCACGTCTTGTCTGCCATAGGGATCTGAGTCAGCAATATGGACATTGGGCTGTCATTTGTG GTGCTTCAGAGGCAATATCTAAAGCATATGCAGAAGAACTGGCCAGAAATGGCATCTGTGTGATTCTGATCAGCAGTGACATCAGAAATGTGGCTGACACTGCCAAGGCTATCACAGAAACCTACGGAGTAGAGGCCATTCTGATTGAGGCTGATTTCAGTCAGGGGCCCTCTGCCTGCAAACCCATCAAAGACGCCATCTGCGGTAAAGATGTTGGATTCATCATTAACAGTCTGGATGGGTCTCTAGACCTCTCTCAAGACTTTATAGACCTGTCTGAAGCTGGAGTTTGGGACATTATGAATAGAAATATAGTAGCAGCTACTCTTGTGTCCCACATGGCACTACCCACTATGGTAGAGAGGGGCAAAGGAGCAGTGGTCAACATTTCCATGGGGGGCTGTTCACGTCCGACTGCTAGAAAGGCTGCCCTCTCTGCATCTACG GCCTTTCTTGATAACTTCAGTCGTGCTCTGCATTATGAATATGGCCATCGAGGAATCTTTGTGCAGTGTTTGCTGCCTTTTAGAGTTGCACCTCAAAGACCTGAGGGCTCCATTGCAGCTGGCTGGCTGGTGCCTAGTCCTCAAGTGTACGCAAGCCATGCTCTTTCAACCCTGGGTGTCTCTCACAGAACCACAGGATACTGGCCTCACACCATACAG GATCATCTGAGCATCAACAAATATGGGAGACTGGGGATTTCTCTCGGCTTTACTAGACAAGGTGCAGTCCCACTCCACCGTCATTGGGAAAATATGGATGAGCGTTCTCTTCATCTTCAGAATCTTGGTGCTGGGAGCAGCGGCCGAGAGCGTATGGGGTGA
- the LOC127416072 gene encoding gap junction Cx32.2 protein-like has translation MGEWGFLSKLLDKVQSHSTVIGKVWLTVLFVFRIMVLGAGAEKVWSDEQSKMVCNTKQPGCKNVCYDHTFPISHIRFWVLQIIFVSTPTLLYFGHVLHILHKEKKLRQLAESHAEKQGLKHPKYTDDHGKIIIKGQLLGSYLTSLIFKILLEAAFIVGQYYIYGFVMIPKIECSQSPCPYTVECFMSRPTEKTIFIIFMLVVACVSLLLNVIEMFYLICRRSKGHQGAQSSFPQALNGSKMYITSTASSNKI, from the coding sequence ATGGGAGAATGGGGCTTTCTCTCGAAGCTGTTGGACAAAGTGCAGTCTCACTCCACGGTCATCGGGAAGGTGTGGCTCACTGTACTCTTTGTCTTCAGGATCATGGTTCTAGGGGCCGGCGCAGAAAAGGTGTGGAGCGATGAACAATCAAAAATGGTCTGCAACACAAAGCAACCAGGTTGTAAGAATGTGTGCTACGATCACACCTTTCCAATCTCCCACATTCGCTTTTGGGTTCTCCAGATCATCTTTGTGTCCACACCAACTCTTCTGTACTTCGGTCATGTTCTGCATATCCTTCACAAGGAAAAGAAACTGCGACAGCTTGCCGAAAGCCATGCTGAGAAACAAGGCCTAAAACATCCCAAATACACAGATGATCATGGCAAAATTATAATCAAGGGGCAACTGTTAGGAAGTTACCTAACAAGTCTGATTTTTAAGATCTTGCTTGAGGCTGCATTTATTGTAGGCCAGTACTATATTTACGGTTTTGTAATGATCCCTAAGATTGAATGCTCTCAGTCTCCTTGCCCTTATACTGTAGAGTGCTTCATGTCTAGACCTACAGAGAAGACCATCTTTATTATCTTCATGCTGGTGGTGGCGTGTGTTTCTCTGCTGCTGAATGTGATCGAGATGTTCTACCTGATATGCCGCAGGTCAAAGGGACATCAAGGCGCACAGAGTTCATTCCCTCAAGCTTTAAATGGATCCAAAATGTACATTACAAGCACTGCAAGCTCTAACAAAATTTGA